Within the Bacteroidota bacterium genome, the region CTTTTGGTAGCTTCGGTATTTTTGAAATCTACGACCGATTCAAAGGTGGCTTTCATTCCGAGCGGGTCACCATAAACTTCAATAAAGCCGTTGACGTAATCAACAAAAGCGTTTCCGTCGTTGAGCCACATCACGTTATATTCATCCCATGTTTCAAGATTCCCTGTAGTATAATATTCGATAAGCTTATCCAGCGCTGCTTTCTGGTTTTCGTTATCGGCAACCTCGCGGGCTTTTTCGAGCCAGTAAACGATTTTTGCAATAGCTTCACCGTATAATCCATCTGCTTTATAAACTTCTTCGGTGAGTTTACCGTCTTTGCGAACCACTTTTGAGTTAAGGCCGTAAGAAACCGGTGTTGAATCGTTGGGATCTTTCATTTGATCATAAAAGGTGATCACTTCCTGTTCTGTTATCCCGTCTTCATAAAAATTGGTAGCCGACTCAGCCACAATATCTTTTCCTGTTTCAGTAACTATCTTTTTAGCGGCTATCGTTGGGTCAAACATGCTTTTCGACAGCTTATCTGTCAGGGCTTCAATATTTTCGCCTTCTTCAAAGGGGAATACTGATCCCGGTGAGTTATTCATCAGTTCCACGAAATACTCCTGTGAGAAACCGGGCATAATTTTGTCGGTGGAGTAGTGATGATGGATTCCATTGGAGAACCATATCCTTTTCAGGTAAACGATGAATTCCTGCCATTCAGGCACAGTTCTGTCGCCCTGGTAGTTTTTCAATACTTCCTCAAGAGTTCTGCGAATGGCAAGGTTGTACCTGTAATTCTGGTCAAATACGATATCTCTTCCTGATTTGGCTGCTTCACTCAGGTAGTAGATGAATTTTTTCTGGTCGAGTGTGAGTTCATCCCATCCCGGGACCTGGTATCTCATAATTTTGAGATCTCCGAACTGTTCCAGGAGATACCTGAAATCATCTTCCTGCACTTGTTTTGTTTCCTGTTGGTTACACGACATGGTCATGATCAGCATAGTAATTCCCATGAATAATACTGTTTTTTTCATATTATTTTATTGTTTGTTGATATCCACAATTTTCCCATCTACAAGTACGGGCACCACCGTGGTTTGGTCGAAAGAGTATGCATAATCAAGCATTCCGTCGAGTTTTAGTTCCCTTAGCCGGTTTCGGTGCATGGCCTTATCGAGGTATTTTTGCGGGTCTTGTTTCGCGGCATTCCATATTTCCATGGCAGCCAGAGCAGAATCGCAGGCTGTTGTGAATGATTCCGATTGGATAAGGTTTTCTGTCAAAGCTCCAGCAAAAGCCGCATCTTCAATGGCAAACATATTTTTCCATCCGGCGCACAATATTACTACCTTTCTGTTTTCCTGGATAAGCCAGGAAGTTAAGGCCGTGATATTTACAAATGCCCCAATAGCCAGAGTCGGCGCATTTTTTGCGACCGAGATGGCATGGGTGCCGTTGGTAGTACTATAAACAATGGTAAGCCCAGCCGCTTTCCCATTAGTATAATCCTGAGGTGAATTTCCAAAATCGGCAAAATCGAGTATGGCTCCATCCCTTTCCGCCGCTACATAAAATCCTTCTTTTTTCCAGTGTATGGCTTCCTCCAGGGTACCAACAGGAAAGATTTCCTTGACACCATGCTGTAAGGCAGCGCACATTGACGTTGTTGCTCTGAGTATATCGACCACCACTACGATAAAATCTCCCCGGGTAATAATATTGGGGTAAAGTGCCGGGCTGAAGCATACTTCAACCGATTGTTTTGTATGGTCACTCATGCATTATACCTGGTAAAAAGGGATCTTTACAATTTTTGCTTTCAGGAGTTTACCGCGGATGGATATGTATATCTCATTTCCAATAGCATCATGACCGGTCTTTACATATCCCATCCCTATTGATTTTTTGAGG harbors:
- a CDS encoding dipeptidyl peptidase 3; this translates as MKKTVLFMGITMLIMTMSCNQQETKQVQEDDFRYLLEQFGDLKIMRYQVPGWDELTLDQKKFIYYLSEAAKSGRDIVFDQNYRYNLAIRRTLEEVLKNYQGDRTVPEWQEFIVYLKRIWFSNGIHHHYSTDKIMPGFSQEYFVELMNNSPGSVFPFEEGENIEALTDKLSKSMFDPTIAAKKIVTETGKDIVAESATNFYEDGITEQEVITFYDQMKDPNDSTPVSYGLNSKVVRKDGKLTEEVYKADGLYGEAIAKIVYWLEKAREVADNENQKAALDKLIEYYTTGNLETWDEYNVMWLNDGNAFVDYVNGFIEVYGDPLGMKATFESVVDFKNTEATKRTDIISTNAQWFEDHSPIDPRFKKEQVKGVTAKVITVAQLGGDCYPSTPIGINLPNADWIRKEHGSKSVTMDNITYAYDQVSLESGFLEEFVDNEEEIARERKYGSLADNLHTDMHECLGHGSGQLLPGTSPEALKNYSSALEESRADLFALYYLMDPKLIELGLVPSKEVAMAGYDGYIRNGLMTQLTRIEPGKDIEQAHMRNRQLIAKWCYEKGQADNVIEVYQKEGKTFVRINDYDKLRDLMGQLLAEVQRIKSEGDYDAGKNLVETYAVKVDPVLHKEIKDRYARLNLAPYGGFINPELVPVYDGENIVDIKIEYPDDYAGQMLKYSRDYSFLPTYN
- a CDS encoding 2-phosphosulfolactate phosphatase encodes the protein MSDHTKQSVEVCFSPALYPNIITRGDFIVVVVDILRATTSMCAALQHGVKEIFPVGTLEEAIHWKKEGFYVAAERDGAILDFADFGNSPQDYTNGKAAGLTIVYSTTNGTHAISVAKNAPTLAIGAFVNITALTSWLIQENRKVVILCAGWKNMFAIEDAAFAGALTENLIQSESFTTACDSALAAMEIWNAAKQDPQKYLDKAMHRNRLRELKLDGMLDYAYSFDQTTVVPVLVDGKIVDINKQ